ACGCTCACCCAGACCCTGCGCACCCTCGAACGGGACGGCATCGTCAGCCGCACGGTCACCCCCTCCGTCCCGGTCCGCGTCGACTACGGACTCACCCCGCTCGGCACCGGCCTCGCCGGCCTGCTGACCGCCGTGAAGGAATGGGCCGAGACCCGCTTCGAGGAGGTACGACAGGCCCGCGAGCGCTACGACACGCAAAACCCCGGCTGATCAGCGGCGCCTCAGAACGCGTACGCATCCCCGGTGTCCAGCACCAGCACGTTCAGCGCGTCGTTCGTGTGGTCCTTGTCCACCGCGCCGCCGCCCCACACCGTGCCGATCTCCACCGTGACCTGCGACGGCTTCTCCTTCAGCCGCACCGGCACATCCAGCTGCCGGCCCGCCCCCTTCACGTCCAGCGCGCCCGTCCCGCACACCACCGTCCGCGCGTCCTCCCGGGCACACCGCGCCGGCAGCTGCTGCGCGTCGGCCAGGTCCACCGACCAGCGCAGCCGCACGGTCGCGTCCGGCACGGCGGCGGGCCCGTTGTCGCGCGGGGTCAGCCTCACCTCCACCTGGTCGCCGTTCATCACCGCGGTCCCGTGAAAGACCAGGTCGGCCTCGGGCGCGGGATCCGCTGCGGCCCCGGCGACCCCCGCCCCCAGCGCAACCCCGCCCAAGGCCCCCGCCACACCCCACATCCACGCCCACATCCGCACGTCGCTCACCACTCCACGCTCGCGTTCCGACTGGCGTAGGGATGTATGCCACGCAGGCCACGGCGAAAGGCGCCCTCCAACAGGTGACAAGCTGACCGGCATGTCCATCCTCCGCTCCGCCGCCCTGTTCGTCGTCGCCGCCCTCTTCGAGATCGGCGGCGCCTGGCTGATCTGGCAGGGCGTGCGCGAGCACCGGGGCTGGCTGTGGATGACCGGCGGGGTCCTCGCCCTCGGCGCGTACGGCTTCGTCGCCACCTTCCAGCCGGACGCCCACTTCGGCCGCATCCTGGCGGCGTACGGCGGGATCTTCGTCGCCGGCTCACTGCTGTGGGGCGTGGTGGCGGACGGCTACCGGCCCGACCGCTACGACATCACCGGGGCGCTGATCTGCCTCGCCGGGATGGCCGTGATCATGTGGGCGCCGCGGAACGGCGCCTGAGCCTCACTTACGCTGGACGGTGACCGTCGCCACCACCCCCGAGGAGCTACGCATGGCCCCCGCCTCCCGCATCGCCGTCGTCACCGGTGCGAGCAGCGGCATCGGCGCCGCCACGGCCCGGCAGCTCGCGGAGGCCGGCTACCGCGTCGTCCTCACCGCCCGCCGCAAGGACCGCATCGAGGCGCTGGCGCAGGAGCTGACGAAGGCGGGTCACTCGGCGGTGGCCTACCAGCTGGACGTCACGGACCGCGCGGCCGTCGACGAGTTCGCGACGGCCTTCCAGACCGTCGGTGTCCTGGTCAACAACGCGGGCGGCGCCCTCGGCGCGGACCCGGTGGCCACCGGCGACCCGGCGGACTGGCGCACGATGTACGAGACGAACGTCATCGGCACCCTGAACCTGACCCAGGCCCTGCTCCCGAAGCTGGTGGCGAGCGGCGACGGCGTGATCGTGGTCGTGTCCTCCACCGCCGGGCACGGCACCTACGAGGGCGGCGCGGGCTACGTGGCCGCCAAGCACGGCGCCCACGTCCTCGCCGAGACCCTCCGCCTGGAGATCGTCGGCCAGCCGGTCCGCGTCATCGAGATCGCCCCCGGCATGGTCAAGACCGACGAGTTCGCCCTGACCCGCTTCTCCGGCGACGAGGCGAAGGCGGCCAAGGTCTACGAGGGCGTACCCGACCCCCTCACGGCGGACGACGTGGCCGAAACGATCACCTGGGCAGTCACCCGCCCCAGCCACGTCAACGTGGACCTCCTCGTCCTCCGCCCCCGCGCCCAGGCCTCCAACACCAAGGTCCACAGGGAGCCGTGATGCCCGAATCCCCCGAGGCCCCCATGGCCCCCGACTCCCCCGACTCCCTCGAAAAGGCCCGCCTGGCCCAGGAGACCAAGGACGAACGCAAGGTCTGGTACTTCCTGGGCTACTTCCTCTTCGGCATCCATATCGTGGCGTTCGTAATGATTTACGCGGTGCGGCACGCGAAGTGACCCACGGTCCCCCATGGCGAACGAGCCCCCGGCTCCGGCCGGGGGCTCCTCGCGTCAGCCCTTCACACAGACGACCTGCTTCAGCTTGGCCACGACCTGCACCAGGTCCCGCTGCTGGTCGATGACCTGGTCGATCGACTTGTAGGCGCCCGGGATCTCGTCCACGACGCCGGAGTCCTTGCGGCACTCCACGCCCCGGGTCTGCTCCTCCAGGTCCTTCGTGGAGAAACGCTTCTTCGCCGCGTTGCGGCTCATCCGCCGACCCGCGCCGTGCGAGGCGGAGTTGAAGGCCTTCTCGTTGCCGAGACCCTTCACGATGTACGACCCCGTACCCATGGAGCCCGGGATGATCCCGTACTCACCCGAGCCGGCCCGGATCGCTCCCTTGCGGGTCACGAGCAAGTCCATTCCGTCGTACCGCTCCTGCGAAACATAGTTGTGGTGGCAGGAGATCTCCGGCTCGAAGGCCGGCTTGGCCTTCTTGAACTCCTTGCGGATGACGTCCTTCAGCAGCGCCATCATCAGCGTGCGGTTGTACTTGGCGTACTCCTGCGCCCAGAACAGGTCGTTGCGGTAGGCCGCCATCTGCGGGGTGTCCGCGACGAAGACCGCCAAGTCCCGGTCGACCAGGCCCTGGTTGTGCGGGAGCTTCTGGGCGACGCCGATGTGATGCTCGGCGAGTTCCTTGCCGATGTTGCGGGAGCCGGAGTGGAGCATGAGCCACACAGAACCGGACACATCTATGCAAATCTCACAGAAGTGGTTGCCGCTTCCAAGCGTCCCCATCTGCTTGTGCGCCCGCTCCTGACGGAACCTCACCGCCTCCGCGACCCCGTCGAACCGCCCCCAGAAGTCCTCCCACCCGGCAGTCGCCAGCCCATGGAAGTCCCCCGGCTCCACGGGGTCCTCATGCATGCCCCGCCCCACCGGGATCGCCTGCTCGATCTTCGACCGCAGCCGCGACAAGTCGCCCGGCAGGTCGTTCGCCGTCAGCGACGTCTTCACCGCCGACATCCCGCACCCGATGTCCACCCCGACCGCCGCCGGGCACACCGCGCCCTGCATGGCGATGACCGAGCCGACCGTCGCGCCCTTGCCGTAGTGGACGTCCGGCATCACGGCCAGGCCCTTGATCCACGGCAGGGTCGCCACGTTCTGGAGCTGGCGCAGGGCCACGTCCTCGACCGTCGCGGGGTCCGTCCACATCCGGATGGGGACCTTCGCGCCCGGCATCTCCACGTACGACATACGTTCCTCATTCCCCCGAAACGACAACAAAGGATTTACACAAGGCTTATAGGCGACAAAAAGGAAAGGTGGCAACAAGGCCGGTGAAAGCGGACAAGGGACCGGCGGCCACAGCAGCGCGTGCGATACACATTGTCTCCAGGGAGCGCCCCGCTGCGGCAAGCGAATAACCAGCGGGGACACTGGAACACCAAGCGAGCGCACACCCGAGAGGAGCCCGACCGTGCAGCGAAAGGCGTACGTATCCGGCACCGCCGCCCTCCTCGCGGCACTGCTGGCCGGCTGCACGAGCGGCTCGGGGAGCGGCGGTTCGACGGACGACGCCAACCCCGGCGACGCCGGCACGGCCACCGTCGCCGCCCAGCCCGGCAAGTACCGCACGCTTCCCGAGCCCTGTGGCGCGGTCGGTCATGACACCCTCAACTCGATGCTGCCGGGCATCAAGGAGATCACCGACCCGCACCAGCGGGACAAGGCCTACCTGGGCGAGGCCGCGCTGACCTACGACACCGATCGCAAGGTCGGCTGCCGCTGGAAGGTGGACTCCGCCGACGCCACCGACCGTCTCTCGGTCGACTTCGAGCGTGTGGTGTCGTACGACAACACGGTCAGCGACGACGACCAGGCGCAGAAGCTGTTCCAGGGCAAGGAGACGGCCGCCGACCTCCCCGAGCCGAGTGGTTCCGCGGCGACGACCGGGACACCGGCGCCCACCTCCTCGTCCTCGTCGTCCGCGTCCGCATCCTCCCCCTCTTCCTCGCCGTCGTCCTCGTCCGGTGGCAGCCCCTCCGCCTCCGCGAGCGGCGGTGCCTCCCCCTCCGGCTCGGGCTCGCCCTCCGGCTCCGCCTCCGCGGCCGATCTGCAGCCGCGGGTGCTGTCCGGTCTCGGTGACGAGGCGTATCTCGACGACCAGCTGGGTTCGTCCGGTTCGACCGCCGAGGCCCGGACGGTGACTGTGGTGTTCCGCACGTCCAATGTCGTCGTCACCATCGAGTACGAGGAGCAGCCGACGGCCATCGGAACGGTCCCCGACAGCAAGGAAATGCAGGACAGGGCCCGTAATCTGGCCTCTCAACTGGACGACACCCTGGGCGGTTGACGGCGTTCGGGGCCGCTCGCCGCACCGCGCGCAGAGCACCCGAACCGAAACCGCACAGCTCCTTCACCGCGTACCGTGGGCCCCCGCAGGAACCCGCACGACCACCGAGCGTCATGAGTGAAGGAACCATGCAGCGAGCAGCCCAGCGAGACGACCGTGCCCAGCGAAAGATGCGTGGCAAGCGCCTGAGCCGTGTTCTTGTCTGCGCGGCAGCCGTGCCCGCGGTGCTGATCACCGCCGCCTGTTCGTCGGGCTCGGGCGATGCCAAGAGCAAGGGCGGCAGCGGCGCGCAGCACTCCGCGAGCGGCAGTACGCAGCCGTCGGGGAGCGCGTCCCCGACGGTGCAGGCGGCCGCGTACTCGAAGCTGCCCGATCCGTGTGCGGTGCTGTCGAAGAACACGCTGTCCGATCTGGTGCCGAAGGGTGCGTCGTCGGGCAAGAAGGGCGGTTCGGACGATCCGTCCTCGCGTGGCTCCTGCTCCTGGAGCAGCCTGGACAACAACGGCGTCAAGGGTTCGCAGTTCCGCTGGCTGAACGTCTCCCTGCTGCGCTTCGACTCGGACACCGCGCGCGGCGCCGGTGACACGCAGGCCCACACGTACTTCGGCCAGCAGGTGAAGGACGCCGAGGCGGTGGACGGCGCGAAGAACACCAAGTTGATCCCGCTGTCCGGTACGGGCACGGAGGCGACGGCGGTGCGCTACGACCTGAACAAGAAGGAAGGTCTGTTCAAGCAGCAGACGGTGGTCGCGCGGGTCGAGAACGTGGTCGTCACGCTCGACTACAACGGCGCGGGTCTCGCCGGCGAGAAGACCCCGGACGCCGACGAGCTGACGAAGGCCGCGGAGAAGGCGATCAAGGAGGCGGTCGGCGCGGTGTCGTCCGCCAATGACACCTCCTCGTCCGGTTCGGGCACGGGCTCTTCGGCGTCGCCGTCGAAGCAGGCCTCCAAGTCGCCGTCCAAGTCGGCCTCTTCCAGCGCTTCTCCGTCCAAGTCGGCCACGAAGCAGAGCTGAGCGCGGGGGCCGGAAGCCCGACCGGTACCACGTTCGCCGTAAGCGTGTGCCACCCT
Above is a genomic segment from Streptomyces fodineus containing:
- a CDS encoding YnfA family protein, translated to MSILRSAALFVVAALFEIGGAWLIWQGVREHRGWLWMTGGVLALGAYGFVATFQPDAHFGRILAAYGGIFVAGSLLWGVVADGYRPDRYDITGALICLAGMAVIMWAPRNGA
- a CDS encoding SDR family NAD(P)-dependent oxidoreductase, with the translated sequence MAPASRIAVVTGASSGIGAATARQLAEAGYRVVLTARRKDRIEALAQELTKAGHSAVAYQLDVTDRAAVDEFATAFQTVGVLVNNAGGALGADPVATGDPADWRTMYETNVIGTLNLTQALLPKLVASGDGVIVVVSSTAGHGTYEGGAGYVAAKHGAHVLAETLRLEIVGQPVRVIEIAPGMVKTDEFALTRFSGDEAKAAKVYEGVPDPLTADDVAETITWAVTRPSHVNVDLLVLRPRAQASNTKVHREP
- a CDS encoding RtcB family protein, with product MSYVEMPGAKVPIRMWTDPATVEDVALRQLQNVATLPWIKGLAVMPDVHYGKGATVGSVIAMQGAVCPAAVGVDIGCGMSAVKTSLTANDLPGDLSRLRSKIEQAIPVGRGMHEDPVEPGDFHGLATAGWEDFWGRFDGVAEAVRFRQERAHKQMGTLGSGNHFCEICIDVSGSVWLMLHSGSRNIGKELAEHHIGVAQKLPHNQGLVDRDLAVFVADTPQMAAYRNDLFWAQEYAKYNRTLMMALLKDVIRKEFKKAKPAFEPEISCHHNYVSQERYDGMDLLVTRKGAIRAGSGEYGIIPGSMGTGSYIVKGLGNEKAFNSASHGAGRRMSRNAAKKRFSTKDLEEQTRGVECRKDSGVVDEIPGAYKSIDQVIDQQRDLVQVVAKLKQVVCVKG
- a CDS encoding DUF3558 family protein: MQRAAQRDDRAQRKMRGKRLSRVLVCAAAVPAVLITAACSSGSGDAKSKGGSGAQHSASGSTQPSGSASPTVQAAAYSKLPDPCAVLSKNTLSDLVPKGASSGKKGGSDDPSSRGSCSWSSLDNNGVKGSQFRWLNVSLLRFDSDTARGAGDTQAHTYFGQQVKDAEAVDGAKNTKLIPLSGTGTEATAVRYDLNKKEGLFKQQTVVARVENVVVTLDYNGAGLAGEKTPDADELTKAAEKAIKEAVGAVSSANDTSSSGSGTGSSASPSKQASKSPSKSASSSASPSKSATKQS